One genomic region from Populus nigra chromosome 8, ddPopNigr1.1, whole genome shotgun sequence encodes:
- the LOC133701048 gene encoding probable sulfate transporter 3.4 has product MGVNSNRVEDFSSQETTLRITTESTVPGMEIHNVCLPPKKTTLQKLKQRLGEIFFPDDPLYRFKNQTWCKKLLLGLQFLFPIFQWGPEYSLRLLRSDIISGLTIASLAIPQGISYAKLANLPPIVGLYSSFVPPLIYSILGSSRHLGVGPVSIASLVMGSMLSETVSPHDEPILYLKLAFTATFFAGLFQASLGFLRLGFVIDFLSKATLVGFMAGAAVIVSLQQLKGLLGIVHFTTKMQFIPVISSVFNHRDEWSWQTIVVGVSFLVFLLTSRHISMKRPKLFWVSAAAPLTSVILSTILVLCFKLKSHKISVIGYLPKGLNPPSANMLSFSGPDLALAIKTGIVTGILSLTEGIAVGRTFAALKNYQVDGNKEMMAIGLMNMAGSCSSCYVTTGSFSRSAVNYNAGAQTAVSNIIMATAVLVTLLFLMPLFYYTPNVILGAIIVTAVIGLIDYQAAYRLWKVDKLDFLACMCSFFGVLFISVPSGLGIAVGVSVFKILLHVTRPNTLIMGNIRGTNVYQCLGRYKETSRVPSFLILAIESPIYFANSTYLQERILRWIREEEDWIKANNEGTLKCVILDMTAVTAIDTSGIDLVCELRKMLEKRSFQLVLANPVGSVMEKLHQSKTLDSFGLNGIYLTVGEAVADISALWKSQP; this is encoded by the exons ATGGGTGTCAACTCTAACAGAGTAGAAGATTTCTCTAGCCAGGAAACCACTCTCAGAATCACCACTGAGTCAACAGTGCCAGGCATGGAAATACACAATGTTTGCTTACCGCCCAAAAAGACCACACTCCAAAAACTCAAGCAAAGGCTTGGAGAGATCTTTTTCCCTGATGATCCTCTCTACAGATTCAAGAACCAAACATGGTGCAAGAAACTGCTTCTGGGTCTTCAATTTTTGTTCCCCATATTTCAATGGGGACCTGAGTATAGTTTAAGACTCTTGAGGTCTGATATCATCTCTGGTCTAACCATTGCTAGCCTTGCAATCCCACAG GGAATCAGCTATGCAAAACTTGCAAATTTGCCACCCATAGTGGGTCTAT ATTCAAGCTTTGTGCCCCCTTTGATATACTCTATCCTTGGGAGTTCTAGACACCTTGGTGTTGGTCCAGTCTCTATAGCATCATTAGTCATGGGATCCATGCTAAGTGAAACAGTTTCTCCTCATGATGAGCCAATTCTTTATCTGAAATTGGCTTTTACTGCAACCTTCTTCGCTGGTTTATTTCAGGCTTCTCTAGGATTTCTAAG GTTAGGCTTTGTTATTGACTTTCTCTCAAAGGCAACTCTTGTCGGATTTATGGCTGGTGCAGCTGTGATAGTATCACTGCAACAGTTAAAGGGATTGCTTGGAATTGTTCACTTCACCACCAAGATGCAATTTATTCCTGTAATTTCCTCTGTTTTCAACCACAGAGATGAG TGGTCCTGGCAAACAATTGTTGTGGGCGTCAGCTTCCTGGTGTTTCTATTGACATCAAGGCATATT AGCATGAAGAGACCGAAGCTATTTTGGGTGTCAGCAGCAGCTCCATTAACGTCAGTGATTCTCTCAACAATTTTGGTGCTCTGCTTCAAATTGAAGAGTCACAAAATCTCAGTT ATTGGCTACTTGCCAAAGGGTTTGAATCCACCTTCAGCTAACATGCTGTCTTTTAGTGGCCCTGATCTGGCACTTGCTATCAAAACCGGCATTGTAACTGGAATTCTATCTCTCACT gaAGGAATAGCTGTGGGAAGGACATTTGCAGCTTTGAAAAATTACCAGGTGGATGGTAACAAAGAAATGATGGCTATTGGTCTCATGAACATGGCGGGCTCTTGTTCTTCATGCTATGTAACTACAG GATCATTTTCTCGATCCGCAGTAAACTACAATGCTGGAGCACAGACAGCAGTTTCAAACATCATAATGGCTACAGCTGTGCTAGTGACTCTGTTGTTTCTCATGCCACTGTTTTATTACACTCCCAATGTTATCTTGGGAGCCATCATCGTAACAGCTGTGATTGGTCTAATAGATTACCAGGCTGCGTATCGTCTGTGGAAAGTAGACAAACTTGACTTCTTGGCTTGTATGTGCTCCTTCTTTGGCGTTCTTTTCATTTCAGTGCCTTCGGGTCTTGGAATAGCA GTTGGAGTTTCAGTCTTCAAGATTCTCCTGCATGTCACCCGGCCAAACACCTTAATTATGGGGAACATAAGAGGAACAAATGTATATCAATGCCTCGGCAGATACAAGGAAACTTCAAGGGTTCCTTCATTTCTCATACTTGCTATTGAGTCACCCATCTACTTTGCAAATTCCACTTACCTCCAAGAAAG GATATTAAGGTGGATTCGTGAGGAAGAAGATTGGATAAAAGCAAATAATGAGGGCACATTAAAATGCGTAATCTTGGACATGACCG CGGTGACGGCCATAGACACAAGCGGCATTGACTTGGTATGTGAACTCAGGAAGATGCTGGAGAAAAGATCCTTTCAG CTTGTGTTGGCAAATCCCGTCGGAAGCGTGATGGAAAAGTTACATCAGTCTAAAACACTTGATTCATTTGGATTGAATGGTATATACCTTACAGTTGGAGAAGCCGTGGCTGATATTTCAGCGTTGTGGAAATCTCAGCCGTGA
- the LOC133701682 gene encoding uncharacterized protein LOC133701682: protein MFYGALVWDPWLIVAQIVCLQCLHYLTLGFFLSLLVGTRVSRLTLVYFFDFATITTSTVTGCCVIASLLLTSFAGAGYMLFLIERANKCLDFSATLYIIHLLKCMIYGGWPSSITWWVVNGTGFAVMALLGEYLCIKRELREIPTRYRSNV, encoded by the exons ATGTTCTATGGTGCATTGGTATGGGATCCATGGCTAATAGTAGCCCAAATTGTCTGCCTTCAGTGCCTTCACTATCTCACCCTTGGTTTCTTCTTATCCCTTCTTGTTGGCACTCGCGTCTCTCGCTTGACTCTCGTTTATTTCTTTGATTTCGCCACTATCACTACCTCTACTGTCACCGGCTGCTGTGTCATTGCCTCCCTTCTCCTCACCTCCTTTGCTGG aGCTGGGTATATGTTGTTTTTGATTGAGAGGGCAAATAAGTGCTTAGATTTTTCGGCAACCCTCTATATCATCCATTTGTTGAAATGCATGATATATGGAGGTTGGCCTTCCTCGATAACATGGTGGGTTGTTAATGGTACTGGATTTGCAGTGATGGCCTTGCTTGGTGAATATCTGTGTATCAAGCGTGAACTCCGGGAGATTCCCACACGATATCGATCCA ATGTTTGA
- the LOC133701631 gene encoding trihelix transcription factor ENAP2-like has product MDDTEDDARYPPNPYGENNQKSYGSNRHKLLVGNAMYLREVDDQYSIDEDEDADEEEEEEEEEEEEEEEDEHELGVEDGENNQKNGIHYEGKDVDEEEEGVDDEEDEDDNQKYNRRIDEDDNEKYNMRIDDDDDDGNIERHPKKQKLKSLVSSYEFAPRVPAPPVAVPAGPKPSVGGRNPLTDWTEHETFVLLDAWGDKFLQRGKKSLRSDEWQEVAEKVSEKSKIERTDTQCRNRLDTLKKKYKVEKIKLAEAGGGASKWVYFKKLDILMSTSAQQGGLSCGLDSGEYVFMNSKAYSNHANGLDGMRDSPGNSESAHDDDDSDGLPPKKRRLGRESRNCNEQSSFGLLADSIQKFSEIYEKIESSKRQQVLELEKMKMDFQRDLEMEKRQIIERAKAEIAKIHQDSEDEDTMSANSA; this is encoded by the coding sequence ATGGATGATACTGAAGATGATGCAAGGTACCCACCAAATCCATACGGGGAGAACAACCAGAAGAGTTATGGTTCTAATCGTCACAAACTTCTCGTGGGCAATGCTATGTATCTTAGGGAAGTTGATGATCAATATTCCATTGATGAAGATGAGGACgctgatgaagaagaagaagaagaagaagaagaagaagaagaagaagaagaagatgaacatgAATTAGGAGTGGAAGATGGGGAGAATAATCAGAAAAATGGCATTCATTATGAGGGAAAAGATGtggatgaggaggaggagggtgtTGATGATGAGGAGGATGAGGATGATAATCAAAAGTACAATAGGAGGATAGACGAGGATGATAATGAAAAGTATAATATGAGGATAGACGATGACGATGATGATGGCAATATCGAAAGGCATCCGAAAAAGCAAAAGCTAAAGAGTTTAGTGTCAAGTTATGAATTTGCTCCTCGTGTTCCAGCACCTCCTGTTGCAGTTCCAGCAGGGCCAAAACCATCAGTTGGTGGACGCAATCCGCTTACAGACTGGACTGAGCATGAAACATTTGTTTTGCTAGATGCTTGGGGTGATAAGTTCTTGCAACGTGGGAAGAAGAGTCTTCGATCTGACGAATGGCAAGAAGTTGCAGAGAAGGTATCAGAGAAATCAAAGATTGAGAGGACAGATACGCAATGTAGGAATCGTTTGGATACATTGAAAAAGAAGTACAAGGTCGAGAAGATTAAGTTAGCAGAGGCAGGCGGTGGTGCTAGCAAATGGGTTTATTTCAAGAAGTTGGATATTCTAATGTCGACATCGGCTCAGCAAGGTGGACTCTCCTGTGGGCTGGACTCAGGAGAGTATGTTTTCATGAACTCAAAAGCATATTCAAACCATGCCAACGGATTGGATGGGATGCGGGATAGTCCAGGGAATTCAGAATCAGCACATGATGACGATGATTCGGATGGGCTCCCACCCAAGAAGAGAAGGCTTGGAAGAGAGTCAAGAAATTGCAATGAGCAGTCCTCTTTTGGTTTGCTTGCAGATTCTATACAGAAATTTAGTGAGATCTATGAGAAGATTGAGAGTAGTAAAAGGCAGCAGGTGTTGGAACTAGAGAAGATGAAGATGGATTTTCAGAGAGATTTGGAAATGGAAAAGAGGCAAATTATTGAGAGAGCAAAGGCAGAGATAGCCAAAATTCATCAAGACAGTGAAGATGAGGACACCATGTCGGCCAATAGTGCTTAA